One Actinoplanes missouriensis 431 DNA segment encodes these proteins:
- a CDS encoding DUF4262 domain-containing protein — translation MPDAGSGCRCVLCAPPPREFGNPWVHRMLAEVRTRQWSVLGVAEDDEFPGWAYTVGLTHSHGLAELAMFGLAVDDLQHWVSTLAAAMTSGRVAPAASPIDPAVLGLPVHLRPMDPSWHEPLFGMAHHFYQGSHFRVRQIVWADRSGRYPWDDGVTEQSREGQPPGWLPADRAGHRWLDLLTE, via the coding sequence GCCCGACGCCGGCTCCGGCTGCCGATGTGTGCTGTGCGCGCCACCGCCCCGCGAATTCGGCAACCCGTGGGTGCACCGGATGCTCGCCGAGGTGCGTACCCGGCAATGGTCTGTTCTCGGTGTCGCCGAGGACGACGAATTCCCCGGCTGGGCCTACACCGTCGGCCTCACCCACTCGCACGGGCTCGCCGAGCTGGCGATGTTCGGCCTGGCAGTCGACGACCTCCAGCACTGGGTCAGCACACTGGCCGCGGCGATGACCTCCGGCCGGGTCGCCCCCGCCGCGAGCCCGATCGACCCGGCGGTGCTCGGCCTGCCGGTGCACCTGCGCCCGATGGATCCGTCCTGGCACGAACCGCTCTTCGGCATGGCGCACCACTTCTATCAGGGTTCCCACTTCCGAGTACGGCAGATCGTCTGGGCCGACCGCAGCGGACGCTACCCCTGGGACGACGGCGTGACCGAGCAGTCCCGAGAGGGTCAGCCTCCCGGATGGCTGCCGGCAGACCGGGCAGGTCACCGCTGGCTGGACCTGCTGACCGAGTGA
- the chrA gene encoding chromate efflux transporter: protein MTGPHRAGLGTVLTEWGRIGCIGFGGPPAHIALLRKLCVEDRRWLDPQEFEDAIAACNLLPGPASTQLAIFCAWRVRGRAGALVGGAAFILPGLVAILALAALFLGDPPTWVKAAGAGAGAAVAAIALQAGTSLIPAGWKRATQHSNRRRWAAYLLLGTAAAATVGPWLVLVLIACGIAEILAQRLPAPERRPSSAVPLLAAAGLGGGVLLPLAWTALKVGALSYGGGFVIIPLMQADAVEQHHWMTAAEFLNAVALGQITPGPVVHTVAVVGYAAAGLAGGLLAAAVAFSPSFAFILLGADRFDRLRGNQRVRAFLDGAGPAAVGAILGSAVPLVRALSEPWQYAVLAGAALLTLGLRRGPVLTLLTAATAGAVIVAAGGGLPG, encoded by the coding sequence ATGACCGGCCCGCACCGCGCCGGCCTCGGAACCGTCCTCACCGAGTGGGGGCGGATCGGCTGCATCGGCTTCGGCGGACCGCCCGCCCACATCGCCCTGCTCCGCAAACTCTGCGTCGAGGATCGCCGCTGGCTGGACCCGCAGGAGTTCGAGGACGCGATCGCCGCCTGCAACCTGCTCCCCGGCCCGGCCTCCACGCAGCTGGCGATCTTCTGCGCCTGGCGGGTCCGCGGCCGGGCCGGTGCCCTGGTCGGCGGGGCCGCGTTCATCCTGCCCGGATTGGTCGCCATCCTCGCGCTCGCCGCGCTGTTCCTCGGCGACCCGCCCACCTGGGTGAAAGCCGCCGGCGCCGGAGCCGGCGCGGCGGTCGCCGCGATCGCCTTGCAGGCGGGGACCAGCCTGATCCCCGCCGGCTGGAAGCGTGCCACCCAGCACAGCAACCGCCGGCGCTGGGCCGCCTACCTGCTGCTCGGCACGGCCGCCGCGGCGACCGTCGGGCCGTGGCTGGTGCTGGTCCTGATCGCCTGCGGCATCGCCGAGATCCTGGCGCAGCGGCTGCCCGCCCCCGAGCGGCGACCGTCGAGCGCGGTTCCGCTGCTCGCGGCGGCCGGGCTCGGCGGTGGTGTGCTGCTGCCGCTGGCCTGGACCGCGCTGAAGGTCGGCGCCCTCTCCTACGGCGGCGGGTTCGTCATCATCCCGCTCATGCAGGCCGACGCGGTCGAGCAGCACCACTGGATGACCGCCGCCGAGTTCCTCAACGCGGTCGCCCTCGGCCAGATCACTCCCGGCCCGGTCGTGCACACCGTCGCCGTGGTCGGCTACGCCGCCGCCGGGCTGGCCGGTGGGCTGCTCGCCGCCGCCGTCGCGTTCAGCCCTTCGTTCGCCTTCATCCTGCTCGGCGCGGACCGCTTCGACCGGCTGCGCGGCAACCAGCGGGTGCGGGCCTTCCTCGACGGCGCCGGCCCGGCGGCGGTCGGCGCGATCCTGGGCTCCGCGGTCCCGCTCGTCCGGGCGCTCTCCGAGCCCTGGCAGTACGCGGTGCTGGCCGGCGCGGCGCTGCTCACGCTCGGCCTGCGCCGCGGACCCGTACTCACGCTGCTGACCGCCGCCACCGCCGGTGCCGTCATCGTCGCCGCCGGAGGCGGGCTCCCGGGATGA
- a CDS encoding arsenate reductase ArsC, whose amino-acid sequence MAEALLRDRSGGTVRAASAGSRPKPIHPYAVSVMAARGIDLSGARSKHLDEFSGQRFDDVITLCDRVKEVCPEFPGHPRPVHWSIPDPAADPDGQLAVERVADDLDRRIGFLLHTLTAVKESS is encoded by the coding sequence ATGGCCGAAGCGCTGCTGCGTGACCGCTCCGGTGGCACGGTGCGGGCCGCCAGCGCCGGGAGCCGTCCGAAACCGATCCATCCGTACGCCGTGAGCGTCATGGCCGCGCGGGGCATCGACCTGAGCGGGGCGCGATCCAAGCACCTGGACGAGTTCAGCGGCCAGCGGTTCGATGACGTGATCACCCTGTGCGACCGGGTCAAGGAGGTGTGCCCGGAGTTCCCCGGGCACCCGCGACCGGTACATTGGAGCATCCCCGACCCGGCCGCCGACCCGGACGGGCAGCTCGCCGTGGAACGGGTCGCCGACGACCTCGACCGGCGGATCGGTTTCCTCCTGCACACCCTCACCGCCGTAAAGGAATCGTCATGA
- a CDS encoding DUF4760 domain-containing protein codes for MEVQTVLAVVAVMISMAALTISSVISSRQLRSMRNANHLPVAIELLTRDYGRPDFQRSERAMLEQLASIDPSAGISGLPEPLLSKSLQVINFYDSIGILVSFGCVDEELVLTTINYRIRRIWESLEPFIRAERDLQQRPYLDFLEDLAARAHRADSLKLTRRRGLLVMPGREENPGLAAHSVSRSSQR; via the coding sequence ATGGAGGTGCAGACCGTGCTCGCTGTTGTCGCCGTCATGATCTCGATGGCGGCGCTGACCATCTCATCGGTGATCTCGTCGCGGCAGCTTCGCTCGATGCGGAACGCCAATCATCTGCCTGTCGCGATCGAGTTGCTCACTCGCGACTATGGCCGGCCCGATTTCCAGCGGAGTGAACGGGCCATGCTGGAGCAGTTGGCCTCGATCGATCCGTCCGCCGGCATCTCGGGACTCCCCGAGCCGCTGTTGTCGAAGTCTCTCCAGGTCATCAACTTCTACGACTCGATCGGGATCCTGGTCTCCTTCGGCTGCGTCGACGAGGAGCTGGTCCTGACCACGATCAACTACCGGATCCGGCGCATCTGGGAGAGCCTTGAGCCGTTCATCCGGGCGGAGCGGGACCTGCAGCAGCGGCCCTATCTGGACTTCCTGGAGGACCTCGCCGCGCGGGCGCACCGAGCCGACTCGCTGAAGCTGACCCGGCGGAGGGGCTTGCTGGTCATGCCCGGCCGGGAGGAAAACCCGGGCTTGGCGGCTCACTCGGTCAGCAGGTCCAGCCAGCGGTGA